One stretch of Streptococcus australis DNA includes these proteins:
- a CDS encoding pseudouridine synthase yields the protein MRLDRLLAQEKISRKAMKQALLKKEILVDDCPARSLAQNVDTGLQKLVFQGRQIQGYEHNYLMLHKPNGVVTASKDKNLPTVMDLLSPDIQSDQIYAIGRLDRDTTGLLLLTDNGPLGFQLLHPQYHVDKTYQVKVNGPLTPNHIQQFKDGIVFLDGTICKPAKLEILSASPAESHASITISEGKFHQVKKMFLSVGVKVTSLKRVQFGDFTLDTELTEGQYRSLNQKELQIIKNYLEMSR from the coding sequence ATGCGTTTAGATAGATTATTAGCCCAAGAAAAGATCAGTCGCAAGGCTATGAAACAGGCTCTGTTAAAAAAAGAAATCCTAGTGGACGATTGTCCAGCTCGCTCCCTCGCTCAAAATGTCGACACTGGATTGCAAAAATTAGTCTTTCAAGGAAGGCAAATCCAAGGCTACGAGCACAACTACCTCATGCTTCATAAGCCAAACGGAGTCGTTACAGCTAGCAAGGATAAGAACCTACCAACCGTCATGGACCTCCTTTCACCTGACATCCAGTCTGACCAGATCTATGCTATCGGCAGATTAGACCGCGATACGACAGGACTGCTCCTTTTGACAGACAATGGACCTCTTGGCTTTCAACTCCTCCATCCTCAATATCATGTTGATAAAACTTACCAAGTTAAGGTTAATGGACCGCTCACACCAAACCATATCCAGCAATTTAAAGATGGGATTGTCTTTTTAGATGGAACCATCTGCAAACCTGCCAAACTAGAAATTCTATCCGCAAGTCCTGCAGAGAGTCATGCCTCCATCACCATTTCAGAAGGGAAGTTTCATCAGGTTAAAAAAATGTTTCTCTCAGTTGGTGTTAAAGTGACCTCCCTCAAACGAGTTCAGTTCGGTGATTTTACATTAGACACAGAACTAACAGAAGGTCAATACCGTTCCTTGAACCAGAAAGAGTTACAAATTATTAAAAACTATTTAGAGATGAGTCGATAA
- a CDS encoding rhodanese-like domain-containing protein, with product MTIWILWGIVLAMAAWMGYNYLRIRRAAKIVDNAEFEALIRKGQLIDVRDAAEFHRKHILGARNIPSNQLKSSLAALRKDKPVLLYENQRGQRVTNAALYLKKQGFSDIYILSYGLDSWIGKVKTS from the coding sequence ATGACAATTTGGATTTTGTGGGGAATCGTACTAGCGATGGCAGCATGGATGGGGTATAACTACCTTCGTATTCGTCGTGCGGCTAAGATTGTGGACAATGCAGAATTTGAAGCCTTGATTCGAAAAGGGCAGTTGATTGATGTCCGTGATGCAGCAGAATTTCACAGAAAACATATCCTCGGAGCTCGCAATATTCCTTCAAATCAGTTGAAGTCAAGCCTTGCAGCCCTTCGCAAGGATAAACCTGTCCTTCTCTACGAAAACCAACGTGGACAACGAGTGACCAATGCAGCCCTCTATCTGAAAAAGCAAGGTTTCTCTGATATTTATATACTTTCTTATGGATTGGATTCTTGGATTGGTAAGGTCAAGACGAGCTAA
- a CDS encoding DUF4190 domain-containing protein: protein MNSQQKKKPSLILGILSIVLGLLSPIVGLILGIIGLVLAISYQKESQIAYKTEKILNIIGIVVSVLNWILAIAIFFR from the coding sequence ATGAATTCACAACAAAAGAAAAAACCTTCACTTATTTTAGGTATCCTATCTATCGTGCTTGGTTTGTTATCTCCAATTGTAGGTCTGATTTTGGGGATCATAGGATTGGTCTTGGCTATTTCATATCAAAAAGAGTCACAAATAGCCTATAAAACAGAAAAAATTCTGAATATCATTGGAATTGTAGTTTCTGTACTTAACTGGATTCTAGCCATTGCAATCTTTTTTAGATAA
- a CDS encoding LysR family transcriptional regulator, translated as MRIQQLHYIIKIVETGSMNEAAKQLFITQPSLSNAVRDLENEMGIEIFIRNPKGITLTRDGMEFLSYARQVVEQTQLLEERYKNPVAHRELFSVSSQHYAFVVNAFVSLLKKSDMEKYELFLRETRTWEIIDDVKNFRSEVGVLFLNSYNRDVLTKMLDDNHLLAHHLFTAQPHIFVSKTNPLAKKDKVKLEDLENFPYLSYDQGTHNSFYFSEEILSQEYHKKSIVVSDRATLFNLLIGLDGYTIATGILNSNLNGDNIVSIPLDIDDPIELVYIQHEKTSLSKMGERFIEYLLEEVQFDS; from the coding sequence ATGAGAATTCAACAACTACACTATATTATCAAAATCGTCGAAACTGGCTCTATGAATGAAGCAGCCAAGCAACTCTTTATCACCCAACCCAGTCTCTCCAATGCCGTTCGAGACTTGGAAAATGAAATGGGTATTGAAATTTTTATTCGTAATCCCAAGGGCATTACCTTGACCCGTGATGGGATGGAATTTCTCTCCTATGCCCGTCAAGTTGTCGAGCAAACCCAGCTTCTGGAGGAGCGCTATAAAAACCCTGTCGCCCACCGCGAACTCTTTAGCGTTTCCTCTCAACACTATGCTTTTGTAGTCAATGCCTTTGTCTCTCTGCTCAAGAAAAGTGATATGGAAAAATACGAACTTTTCCTTCGTGAAACTCGGACTTGGGAGATTATCGACGATGTCAAGAACTTCCGTAGTGAAGTCGGTGTCCTCTTTTTGAATAGTTATAACCGTGATGTTTTAACGAAAATGCTGGATGACAACCACCTCTTGGCCCACCATCTCTTTACAGCCCAGCCCCATATCTTTGTCAGCAAGACCAACCCTCTAGCAAAGAAAGATAAGGTTAAACTAGAAGACTTGGAGAACTTCCCTTACCTCAGCTATGACCAAGGGACTCACAACTCCTTCTACTTCTCGGAAGAGATTCTCTCGCAGGAATACCACAAAAAATCTATCGTAGTCAGCGACCGTGCCACCCTCTTTAATCTCTTGATTGGTTTGGATGGTTACACGATTGCAACAGGGATTTTGAACAGCAACCTTAACGGAGACAATATCGTTTCCATTCCACTGGACATTGACGACCCGATTGAACTAGTCTATATCCAGCATGAAAAAACCAGCCTGTCTAAGATGGGCGAACGCTTTATCGAGTATCTACTAGAAGAAGTTCAGTTTGATAGTTGA
- a CDS encoding YqgQ family protein, translating to MKAMKTFYDVQQFLKQFGIIVYVGKRLYDIELMKLELSRIYDAGLMDKLDYLEAEAVLRREHKIELDYIEKNGDKNL from the coding sequence ATGAAAGCTATGAAAACATTCTATGATGTGCAGCAATTTCTCAAACAGTTTGGCATTATTGTCTATGTGGGGAAGCGCTTGTATGATATTGAACTGATGAAGCTCGAACTCTCTCGGATCTATGATGCAGGTCTGATGGACAAGCTAGACTATCTAGAGGCAGAAGCTGTTCTTCGTAGAGAGCACAAGATAGAATTAGACTACATAGAGAAAAATGGAGATAAGAACTTATGA
- a CDS encoding DUF3165 family protein translates to MVYLIIGILLLLLYVFATPQSIKGTVNIVILVFVAVALLILLMLSILQIFQLPTEFFVTIAMLALAYFSLRDITLMPVKKGKRR, encoded by the coding sequence ATGGTCTATTTAATCATAGGGATACTCTTATTACTACTCTATGTATTTGCGACACCCCAAAGTATCAAAGGAACAGTCAACATCGTTATCTTGGTCTTTGTAGCTGTTGCACTTTTGATTTTGCTGATGTTGTCCATCTTGCAAATCTTCCAATTACCGACAGAATTCTTTGTCACAATCGCCATGCTGGCCCTTGCCTACTTTAGCTTGAGAGACATTACACTCATGCCTGTAAAAAAGGGTAAAAGAAGATAA
- the murD gene encoding UDP-N-acetylmuramoyl-L-alanine--D-glutamate ligase — MKVIDQFKNKKVLVLGLAKSGESAARLLDKLGAIVTVNDGKPFEENPAAQSLLEEGIKVVTGGHPLELLDEDFALMVKNPGIPYSNPMIEKALAKGIPVLTEVELAYLISEAPIVGITGSNGKTTTTTMIGEVLTAAGQHGLLSGNIGYPASQVAQTATYKDTLVMELSSFQLMGIQEFHPEIAVITNLMPSHLDYHGSFEEYVAAKWNIQKNMTATDFLVLNFNQDLAKDLATKTEATVVPFSTKEKVDGAYLENGLLYFRGEAVMAADEIGVPGSHNVENALATIAAAKLRGVDNQTIKETLSAFGGVKHRLQFVDEIRGVKFYNDSKSTNILATQKALSGFDNSKVILIAGGLDRGNEFDELVPDITGLKKMVILGQSAERVKRAANKAGVAYVDATDIADATRKAYELAAEGDVVLLSPANASWDMYANFEVRGDLFIDTVAELKE, encoded by the coding sequence ATGAAAGTAATCGATCAATTTAAAAATAAGAAAGTCCTTGTTTTAGGTTTGGCTAAGTCTGGTGAGTCTGCAGCCCGTTTGTTAGACAAGTTGGGTGCTATTGTCACTGTTAATGACGGTAAGCCTTTCGAAGAAAATCCAGCTGCGCAAAGTCTGTTAGAAGAGGGGATCAAGGTTGTCACTGGAGGGCATCCTTTGGAGCTCTTGGATGAAGATTTTGCTCTGATGGTGAAAAATCCAGGGATTCCTTATAGCAATCCCATGATTGAGAAGGCTTTGGCCAAGGGAATTCCAGTCTTGACTGAGGTGGAGTTGGCTTACTTGATTTCAGAAGCACCGATTGTTGGTATTACCGGTTCAAATGGAAAAACGACCACAACGACCATGATTGGGGAAGTTTTGACTGCTGCTGGTCAACATGGTCTCTTATCAGGGAATATCGGCTATCCAGCCAGTCAGGTTGCTCAAACTGCGACATACAAGGATACCCTTGTCATGGAGCTATCTTCCTTCCAACTAATGGGAATTCAAGAGTTCCATCCAGAGATTGCGGTCATTACCAATCTCATGCCTAGCCACCTTGATTATCATGGCTCTTTTGAAGAATATGTGGCTGCCAAGTGGAACATCCAGAAGAATATGACAGCAACTGACTTCCTTGTCTTGAATTTTAACCAAGATTTGGCAAAAGACTTGGCTACAAAAACAGAGGCTACGGTTGTACCTTTTTCAACAAAGGAAAAGGTTGATGGAGCTTATCTAGAAAACGGTCTGCTCTACTTCCGTGGCGAAGCAGTCATGGCAGCGGATGAAATCGGTGTTCCAGGTAGTCACAATGTGGAAAATGCCCTTGCGACGATCGCAGCAGCCAAACTCCGTGGCGTGGACAATCAAACCATCAAAGAAACCCTGTCAGCCTTTGGTGGCGTGAAGCACCGTCTCCAGTTTGTAGATGAAATTAGGGGTGTCAAATTTTATAACGACAGTAAATCAACTAATATCTTGGCAACGCAGAAAGCCTTGTCAGGATTTGACAACAGCAAGGTCATCTTGATTGCAGGTGGTTTGGACCGTGGAAATGAATTTGACGAGCTAGTGCCAGATATTACTGGACTCAAGAAAATGGTCATCCTTGGTCAGTCAGCAGAACGGGTCAAACGTGCTGCGAATAAGGCTGGTGTGGCTTATGTGGATGCGACTGATATTGCAGATGCGACTCGCAAGGCCTATGAGCTTGCGGCAGAAGGAGATGTGGTTCTCCTCAGTCCTGCCAATGCTAGCTGGGATATGTATGCTAACTTTGAAGTACGTGGCGACCTCTTTATCGACACAGTCGCGGAGTTAAAGGAATAA
- a CDS encoding N-acetylmuramoyl-L-alanine amidase, producing the protein MKKFILASAVVLSMAGLTQAPIYAEESNANPPATTEQSNSKEDKKDLSTKTEEEVATLPKDKAKEEAPKKEGWQEENKQWRFYENNQPVLKWKKIQDKWYYFDQEGNRLSDTIFDGYILNKDGVMVENSWVALEGKWYYTSESGKIIQQKWKKIGGDWYYFDKDGVMLSQTIVDGYLLTKSGAMADNGWVKVDQNWYYVTPSGRISQDKWEKVNGSWYYFDKNGVMLSKTTVGAYLLGSSGAMAENSWVKIDQNWYYANEYGKYSQDKWEKIKGTWYAFEQNGVMLSNKWKGSYYLKSSGAMAEKEWIFDKAYNSWFYLKADGTYAAREWIGAYYLKSGGYMAKNEWIYDDDYKARYYLDDSGHYVSGTYKIDGKEHLFQKYGQWISEVSTEGGFVKGQYSKTIFLDPGHGGRDSGAFYYNVAEKDLNMQIYRKLRKKLEELGYTVLTSRDSDIDVDFKTERSRMVNKTNSDIFISIHFNATGNIHSKASGIQTYSYSDEPDYPSKINKYWHNHPDRMSESKRLAAAIHSSLLAETGAKDAGLLESSFAVLRETAKPAVLLELGYMDNFTENQRIRDDRYQDRLVAGIVKGIQKYYAGK; encoded by the coding sequence TTGAAAAAGTTTATATTGGCAAGTGCTGTTGTCCTTTCAATGGCAGGATTGACCCAAGCACCTATCTACGCAGAGGAAAGCAATGCTAATCCTCCTGCTACCACCGAACAAAGTAACTCTAAGGAAGATAAGAAAGATCTTTCAACTAAAACTGAAGAGGAGGTTGCAACACTTCCAAAAGACAAGGCAAAAGAAGAAGCCCCTAAAAAAGAAGGATGGCAGGAAGAAAACAAGCAGTGGCGTTTCTATGAAAACAATCAGCCTGTCCTCAAATGGAAAAAAATTCAAGATAAGTGGTACTATTTTGACCAAGAGGGAAATCGACTCAGCGATACTATCTTTGATGGCTATATTCTCAATAAAGACGGGGTCATGGTAGAAAATAGTTGGGTGGCTCTTGAAGGGAAATGGTACTATACCAGTGAGTCTGGAAAAATCATCCAGCAAAAATGGAAAAAAATCGGAGGAGATTGGTACTACTTTGACAAAGATGGTGTCATGCTCAGCCAGACAATCGTTGATGGTTATCTCCTTACTAAAAGCGGGGCTATGGCGGACAATGGCTGGGTGAAGGTTGACCAAAATTGGTATTATGTCACACCATCTGGCAGAATTTCGCAAGACAAATGGGAAAAAGTAAACGGTTCTTGGTATTATTTTGACAAAAACGGCGTGATGCTGAGCAAAACGACCGTTGGTGCTTACCTGCTCGGCAGTAGCGGGGCTATGGCGGAAAACTCCTGGGTGAAGATTGATCAAAATTGGTATTACGCTAATGAATATGGGAAATATAGCCAAGACAAATGGGAGAAAATCAAGGGAACTTGGTACGCCTTTGAACAAAATGGAGTTATGCTTTCCAATAAATGGAAAGGAAGCTACTACCTCAAATCTAGTGGAGCCATGGCTGAAAAAGAGTGGATCTTTGATAAGGCCTACAACAGCTGGTTCTATCTAAAAGCGGATGGAACCTATGCGGCTCGTGAATGGATTGGAGCCTACTATCTCAAGTCTGGTGGCTATATGGCCAAGAATGAGTGGATTTACGACGACGATTACAAGGCTCGTTACTATTTGGACGATAGCGGACATTATGTATCAGGGACCTACAAGATAGATGGAAAGGAACATTTGTTCCAAAAATACGGCCAATGGATTTCTGAAGTTTCAACAGAAGGTGGATTTGTAAAAGGTCAATACAGCAAAACCATCTTCCTAGATCCTGGGCATGGTGGTCGAGATTCCGGCGCCTTTTACTACAATGTAGCTGAAAAAGATCTCAACATGCAAATCTACCGCAAACTGCGTAAGAAACTAGAAGAATTAGGTTATACTGTCCTCACATCACGTGACAGTGATATCGATGTTGATTTTAAGACTGAGCGTTCAAGAATGGTAAATAAAACCAACTCTGATATCTTTATCAGTATCCATTTCAATGCTACTGGAAACATTCACTCAAAAGCGAGCGGTATTCAAACCTACTCCTATAGTGATGAACCTGATTATCCAAGCAAGATTAATAAATACTGGCACAACCACCCTGATCGTATGAGTGAAAGCAAACGCCTTGCTGCTGCTATCCACTCCTCTCTTCTAGCAGAAACAGGGGCCAAGGATGCTGGTTTATTGGAAAGTAGCTTTGCCGTACTACGTGAAACAGCTAAACCAGCCGTCCTCCTTGAACTTGGTTATATGGATAACTTCACAGAAAACCAACGTATTCGTGATGATCGATACCAAGATAGACTAGTCGCAGGTATTGTGAAAGGAATCCAAAAATATTACGCTGGTAAATAA
- a CDS encoding cell division protein FtsQ/DivIB, translating to MSKDKKKESNQKQELSEWQKRNQEYLKKKAEEEAALAAEKEKEKQARKEANSKLLGEVKKSSTDSDEEAVSPSQKPSEKDEKAQKEDSEVKKEKEKKKKEKPEKPAKPKIAPVHIWRAVSILVPSVLVLLLSIYLLTPLSTLKHIEVKGNVQTQADDIKQLSGIQDSDYTLSLLLNKDKHAEKIKSNHWIESAKIDYKFPTNFTIEVKEFEIVGYYVTGEDHYPILSSGTIDSSPVNLLNLPETYLTVTFNDEQQVKDLIAGLSSISEDIKSQIQKIELAPSKVTADLLKITMLDTDEILVPLSELSKKLPYYSKIKPQLAEPSFIDMEAGIYSTSLADKLLEEAEEKAKQEAKEAEKKKQEEKKAEEKKQE from the coding sequence ATGTCAAAGGATAAGAAAAAAGAATCAAACCAGAAACAAGAACTGTCTGAATGGCAGAAACGGAACCAAGAATACCTGAAAAAGAAGGCTGAGGAGGAAGCTGCTCTAGCTGCGGAGAAGGAAAAGGAAAAACAAGCTCGGAAGGAGGCCAACTCTAAGCTATTGGGGGAGGTTAAGAAATCCTCTACTGATTCAGATGAGGAAGCCGTAAGCCCAAGCCAGAAACCTTCCGAGAAAGATGAGAAAGCTCAAAAGGAAGACAGCGAAGTAAAAAAAGAGAAAGAGAAGAAGAAAAAAGAAAAGCCAGAAAAACCTGCTAAGCCGAAAATTGCTCCCGTTCATATTTGGAGGGCAGTTAGTATCTTGGTGCCGAGTGTTCTGGTTCTCCTCCTTTCTATCTATCTCTTGACTCCTCTTTCAACGCTCAAGCATATCGAGGTTAAGGGAAATGTCCAGACTCAAGCGGATGACATTAAACAGCTTTCTGGCATTCAGGATAGTGACTATACCTTGTCTTTGTTGTTGAACAAGGACAAGCACGCTGAGAAGATCAAGTCGAATCACTGGATAGAGTCAGCAAAGATTGACTACAAATTTCCAACAAACTTTACGATTGAAGTCAAAGAGTTTGAGATTGTTGGCTACTATGTGACAGGTGAAGACCATTATCCAATCCTGTCTAGTGGAACAATTGACTCAAGCCCTGTCAACCTTTTGAACCTGCCTGAGACCTACCTAACAGTTACCTTTAACGATGAGCAGCAGGTGAAGGATCTGATCGCGGGTCTTTCTAGCATCAGTGAGGACATAAAGAGTCAAATACAGAAAATCGAACTAGCCCCTAGCAAAGTAACTGCAGATCTCCTAAAAATTACCATGCTGGATACAGATGAAATATTGGTTCCCTTGTCAGAGTTGAGTAAAAAATTGCCTTATTACAGCAAAATTAAGCCACAACTAGCAGAACCGAGTTTTATTGATATGGAAGCTGGAATCTATAGTACGAGCCTAGCGGATAAACTTTTGGAAGAAGCAGAGGAAAAAGCTAAACAAGAAGCTAAAGAAGCGGAGAAGAAAAAACAGGAAGAAAAAAAAGCTGAAGAAAAGAAACAAGAATAA
- a CDS encoding UDP-N-acetylglucosamine--N-acetylmuramyl-(pentapeptide) pyrophosphoryl-undecaprenol N-acetylglucosamine transferase yields MKKIVFTGGGTVGHVTLNLLLMPKFIEDGWEVHYIGDKHGIEHQEILKSGLDVTFHSIATGKLRRYFSWQNMLDIFKVAWGIVQSLFIMLRVRPQALFSKGGFVSVPPVIAARVSRVPVFIHESDLSMGLANKIAYKFATKMYSTFEQPASLAKVEHVGAVTKVTGQETPEPDELVDIQTHFNPKLPTLLFVGGSAGARVFNQLVTDHQKELTERYNIINLTGDSSLNELSQNLFRIDYVTELYQPLMAMADVVVTRGGANTIFELLAMAKLHLIVPLGREASRGDQIENAAYFVKKGYAAELQETELTLESLEEKVSHLLSHKDQYQASMRASTELKSLDDFYALLRKDLS; encoded by the coding sequence ATGAAAAAAATAGTTTTTACAGGTGGGGGAACAGTTGGACACGTCACCCTTAACCTTTTGTTAATGCCCAAGTTTATCGAAGATGGTTGGGAAGTTCACTATATCGGTGACAAGCATGGGATCGAACACCAAGAAATCCTCAAGTCGGGTCTAGATGTCACCTTCCATTCCATTGCGACTGGAAAATTGCGTCGTTACTTCTCCTGGCAAAACATGTTGGATATCTTTAAAGTTGCCTGGGGTATCGTCCAATCCCTCTTTATCATGCTAAGAGTTCGTCCGCAGGCTCTCTTTTCTAAAGGAGGATTTGTCTCTGTACCGCCTGTCATCGCAGCGCGTGTGTCAAGAGTACCTGTCTTTATCCACGAATCAGACCTATCCATGGGCTTGGCCAATAAAATCGCCTACAAATTTGCGACCAAAATGTACTCAACCTTTGAGCAGCCTGCTAGTCTTGCAAAAGTCGAGCATGTGGGGGCAGTGACCAAGGTGACAGGCCAAGAGACGCCAGAACCAGACGAATTGGTGGATATCCAAACTCACTTTAATCCCAAATTACCTACGCTCCTTTTCGTCGGTGGTTCTGCAGGTGCTCGTGTTTTTAACCAACTGGTAACAGACCATCAGAAAGAACTGACAGAACGCTACAATATTATTAACCTCACAGGAGATTCTAGCCTTAATGAGTTGAGCCAAAATCTCTTCCGTATCGACTATGTGACGGAACTCTATCAACCTTTGATGGCGATGGCGGATGTGGTAGTTACACGTGGTGGAGCCAATACGATTTTTGAGCTCTTGGCTATGGCTAAACTCCATCTCATTGTTCCTCTTGGACGTGAGGCGAGCCGAGGAGACCAGATTGAAAATGCTGCCTATTTTGTTAAAAAGGGTTATGCAGCAGAACTCCAAGAGACAGAATTGACCTTGGAAAGCTTGGAGGAGAAAGTCAGTCACTTGCTTAGTCACAAGGATCAATACCAAGCTAGTATGAGGGCTTCAACTGAATTGAAATCTCTTGATGATTTTTATGCCCTACTAAGAAAAGACTTATCATAA
- the typA gene encoding translational GTPase TypA — protein sequence MTKLREDIRNVAIIAHVDHGKTTLVDELLKQSSTLDARTELAERAMDSNDIEKERGITILAKNTAVAYNGTRINIMDTPGHADFGGEVERIMKMVDGVVLVVDSYEGTMPQTRFVLKKALEQDLVPIVVINKIDKPSARPAEVVDEVLELFIELGADDDQLDFPVVYASAINGTSSLSDDPADQEATMAPIFDTIIEHIPAPVDNSDEPLQFQVSLLDYNDFVGRIGIGRIFRGTVKVGDQVTLSKLDGTTKNFRVTKLFGFFGLERREIQEAKAGDLIAVSGMEDIFVGETITPTDAVEALPILHIDEPTLQMTFLVNNSPFAGREGKWVTSRKVEERLQAELQTDVSLRVEPTDSPDKWTVSGRGELHLSILIETMRREGYELQVSRPEVIVKEIDGVKCEPFERVQIDTPEEYQGSVIQSLSERKGEMLDMISTGNGQTRLVFLVPARGLIGYSTEFLSMTRGYGIMNHTFDQYLPLIPGEIGGRHRGALVSIDAGKATTYSIMSIEERGTIFVNPGTEVYEGMIIGENSRENDLTVNITKAKQMTNVRSATKDQTAVIKTPRILTLEESLEFLNDDEYMEVTPESIRLRKQILNKAEREKANKKKKSAE from the coding sequence ATGACAAAATTAAGAGAAGATATCCGTAACGTAGCCATTATTGCCCACGTTGACCACGGGAAAACAACCCTCGTTGATGAATTGTTGAAACAATCTTCAACATTGGACGCTCGTACAGAGTTGGCAGAGCGCGCTATGGACTCAAACGATATCGAAAAAGAGCGTGGAATTACCATCCTTGCGAAAAATACTGCCGTTGCATACAACGGAACTCGTATCAACATCATGGACACACCAGGACACGCGGACTTCGGTGGAGAAGTGGAACGTATCATGAAAATGGTTGACGGTGTTGTCTTGGTCGTAGACTCATATGAAGGGACTATGCCACAAACCCGTTTCGTATTGAAAAAAGCCTTGGAACAAGACCTTGTCCCAATCGTTGTTATCAACAAAATCGACAAACCATCTGCTCGTCCGGCTGAAGTTGTAGATGAAGTTTTGGAACTCTTTATCGAGCTCGGTGCAGACGATGACCAGCTTGATTTCCCTGTTGTTTATGCTTCAGCTATCAACGGAACATCTTCCTTGTCTGATGATCCTGCAGATCAAGAAGCGACAATGGCGCCAATCTTTGATACCATCATTGAACATATCCCAGCTCCAGTAGACAACTCTGATGAGCCACTTCAATTCCAAGTATCACTCTTGGACTACAATGACTTCGTAGGTCGTATCGGTATCGGACGTATCTTCCGTGGTACAGTTAAGGTTGGTGACCAAGTTACCCTTTCTAAACTAGATGGTACAACCAAGAACTTCCGTGTAACAAAACTCTTCGGTTTCTTTGGTTTGGAACGTCGTGAAATTCAAGAAGCCAAAGCTGGTGACTTGATTGCCGTTTCTGGTATGGAAGACATCTTTGTTGGTGAAACCATCACACCAACAGATGCAGTTGAGGCTCTTCCAATCCTACACATCGATGAGCCAACGCTTCAAATGACTTTCTTGGTCAACAACTCACCATTTGCAGGTCGTGAAGGGAAATGGGTGACTTCTCGTAAGGTAGAAGAACGCTTGCAAGCAGAATTGCAAACAGACGTTTCTCTTCGTGTTGAGCCTACAGACTCACCAGATAAATGGACCGTTTCAGGACGTGGAGAATTGCACTTGTCAATTCTTATCGAAACCATGCGTCGTGAAGGCTATGAGCTTCAAGTGTCTCGTCCAGAGGTTATCGTAAAAGAGATTGACGGTGTTAAATGTGAACCATTTGAGCGCGTGCAAATCGATACTCCAGAAGAATACCAAGGATCTGTTATCCAAAGCCTTTCTGAACGTAAGGGTGAAATGTTGGATATGATTTCAACTGGTAATGGTCAAACTCGTTTGGTCTTCCTTGTTCCAGCGCGTGGTTTGATCGGATACTCAACTGAGTTCTTGTCCATGACTCGTGGTTACGGTATCATGAACCATACCTTTGACCAATACTTGCCACTTATTCCAGGTGAAATTGGTGGTCGTCACCGTGGTGCCCTCGTTTCCATTGATGCTGGTAAGGCAACAACTTACTCAATCATGTCGATCGAAGAGCGTGGTACGATCTTTGTTAACCCAGGTACTGAGGTTTACGAAGGAATGATCATCGGTGAAAACTCTCGTGAAAATGACTTGACAGTTAATATCACCAAGGCCAAACAAATGACCAACGTCCGTTCAGCTACTAAGGATCAAACAGCGGTTATCAAGACACCTCGTATCTTGACCCTCGAAGAGTCACTTGAGTTTTTGAACGACGATGAGTATATGGAAGTAACGCCTGAGTCCATCCGTTTGCGTAAGCAAATCCTCAACAAGGCAGAGCGTGAGAAAGCCAACAAAAAGAAAAAATCAGCTGAGTAA